The following proteins come from a genomic window of Carassius carassius chromosome 10, fCarCar2.1, whole genome shotgun sequence:
- the tefm gene encoding transcription elongation factor, mitochondrial: protein MWIAKRLLSSIFLKGHYSLFGRTPSSLPQYELRFLHCTCCRSSKIMISGLDILNASVSSELSKENDKSLDSCYTTEQRAVILQCLNTATESDLEQVKLLRGRKAVNIVKYRTAHGPFNSLESVMNVPLLKHKSAVIVFDSILKPTDKKERKKGKVHLAKFIRPEVDRALLEDASSIVSIVCGTNKIAWTHMDRARTVLDWQQAECKSFMKGMYMASDYLEDISTVISSFPPADFFLVEKPSISPQNTSLYPVLVHLRTVEAMLFALLTPARERGSPPKVLNMMRTAVGRHFNLIVGDCRTSGAETVRKMMTESVMKQDPRVLFPHDLVLKHRNSFKMSSRNRGEELCDALLQAVVFFELLQE, encoded by the exons ATGTGGATCGCAAAACGCCTCTTATCCTCCATATTCCTCAAAG GACATTACAGTCTGTTCGGTCGCACCCCAAGCTCCTTGCCTCAATATGAGCTCAGATTCTTGCACTGCACCTGTTGCAGAAGCAGCAAAATAATGATCTCTGGGCTTGACATCCTGAATGCATCCGTTTCTTCTGAATTAAGCAAAGAAAATGACAAATCCCTGGACTCATGTTATACCACTGAGCAGCGTGCTGTCATCCTCCAGTGCCTCAATACAGCCACAGAGTCAGACCTGGAGCAGGTCAAACTGCTACGAGGACGGAAAGCTGTTAACATTGTCAAATACAGAACTGCACATGGACCATTCAACAGTCTGGAGAGTGTCATGAATGTGCCCTTACTGAAACACAAGAGTGCTGTCATAGTCTTTGACTCCATCCTTAAACCAACTGACAAGAAGGAGAGGAAAAAGGGAAAAGTCCATCTGGCTAAATTCATAAGGCCTGAGGTTGACCGAGCTCTGTTGGAG GATGCAAGCTCTATTGTGTCCATTGTTTGTGGTACTAATAAAATCGCATGGACACACATGGATCGTGCAAGAACTGTATTAGACTGGCAGCAAGCAGAGTGCAAGAGTTTTATGAAAGGAATGTACATGGCATCCGATTATTTGGAAGAT ATCTCTACTGTTATTTCAAGCTTCCCTCCTGCTGACTTTTTTTTGGTGGAGAAACCAAGCATCTCTCCCCAGAATACTTCTCTTTATCCAGTCTTGGTCCATCTCCGGACAGTAGAGGCCATGCTATTTGCTTTACTCACTCCAGCAAGGGAAAGAGGAAGCCCCCCCAAAGTCCTTAACATGATGCGCACAGCTGTCGGCCGCCATTTCAACCTAATAGTGGGAGATTGTCGTACAAGTGGAGCTGAGACCGTGAGGAAGATGATGACGGAGTCGGTGATGAAGCAAGACCCACGTGTTCTTTTTCCTCATGACTTGGTATTAAAGCACAGAAACTCCTTTAAGATGAGCAGTAGGAACAGAGGGGAAGAGCTATGTGATGCTCTCCTGCAAGCTGTTGTGTTTTTTGAACTACTGCAGGAGTGA